In a single window of the Nicotiana tomentosiformis chromosome 10, ASM39032v3, whole genome shotgun sequence genome:
- the LOC138900024 gene encoding protein gar2-like gives MAAPEVVAPEVTATEVAPKPPMKSFIPMGCSIIDDFKVEKASSKQDRGSSKTTELRPLEGEEDVPLYIDPSVKGQPGAASAEKKKRKRKSLSSPGTEVKPKERTTSRARKPKKSTNSRVPDSDSLCRLRDESEEDDIFVAHESTIAREQAAAEGESGEVDLPPTQEAETETRAETSREAASALKEVTDVIDIMETPSYTESMLEEAQAGKEKSSEGVHGPDDPLHSFFDGVDMSILEDFSGRGDVEIPKKDVPLETGRPSSSPKFVKQFLLRV, from the exons ATGGCTGCTCCCGAGGTGGTTGCTCCCGAAGTGACTGCTACCGAAGTGGCCCCAAAGCCCCCCATGAAGAGCTTTATTCCCATGGGTTGTTCAATCATAGACGACTTTAAAGTCGAGAAGGCCTCATCCAAACAAGACCGAG GTTCTtctaagaccaccgaacttaggccgCTGGAAGGGGAGGAGGATGTACCCCTATACATTGATCCCTCCGTTAAAGGACAACCCGGGGCTGCCTCGGcggagaagaagaagaggaaaagaaagtCTTTGAGCTCCCCGGGTACTGAGGTGAAGCCAAAAGAGAGGACGACTTCCCGGGCTCGTAAGCCCAAGAAGAGCACCAACTCCAGGGTACCGGATTCTGACTCACTTTGCCGGCTCAGGGATGAGTCTGAAGAAGATGACATTTTTGTCGCTCACGAATCGACCATTGCCAGGGAGCAGGCGGCAGCCGAGGGAGAGAGCGGTGAGGTCGACCTCCCTCCGACTCAAGAGGCCGAGACGGAGACGAGGGCTGAGACCTCCCGAGAAGCCGCTTCTGCTCTGAAGGAGGTGACCGATGTAATAGACATCATGGAGACGCCCTCCTACACCGAGTCCATGCTTGAGGAGGCCCAAGCAGGAAAAGAAAAGTCAAGTGAAGGAGTTCACGGCCCGGACGACCCTCTTCACTCCTTCTTCGATGGCGTGGATATGTccattttggaagatttttctggGCGGGGGGACGTGGAGATCCCGAAGAAGGATGTGCCTTTGGAAACTGGCAGGCCAAGTTCGAGCCCAAAATTTGTGAAGCAGTTCCTGCTCCGAGTGTAG